Proteins encoded within one genomic window of Patescibacteria group bacterium:
- the topA gene encoding type I DNA topoisomerase, whose translation MSKLVIVESPTKAKTISNYLGKEYIVQSSFGHIRDLPKGKFGVDVEHDFEPNYVIPTKSRKTVTALKKSAKKAEEVLFATDEDREGEAISWHLAKLLDVPEDKAQRIVFHEITPEAISAALEHPRHINQALVDAQQARRILDRLVGYELSPFLWRKITKGLSAGRVQSVALRLIVEREREIEAFNPREYWTLEATFSPSEGVTFIARLYKRDQTTLDKFAIANAEQAQQILDSLASSTYRILDVVKKETKRSAPAPFTTSTLQQEANKRLHFSTKQTMMIAQQLYEGVKAERGMEGLITYMRTDSVNLSERFTSDAFSAIKNLFGDRYAVGPGTYVTKSKLAQEAHEAIRPTSPSRTPESLQHFLTDQQYRLYDLIWRRALA comes from the coding sequence ATGTCAAAACTTGTTATAGTAGAATCTCCCACAAAAGCAAAAACAATCAGTAACTATCTCGGTAAAGAGTATATTGTCCAATCATCATTCGGGCATATTCGTGATTTACCAAAAGGGAAATTCGGTGTTGATGTGGAACATGATTTCGAGCCAAACTACGTTATCCCCACTAAGAGCCGTAAGACCGTTACGGCATTAAAAAAAAGTGCAAAGAAAGCAGAGGAAGTGCTGTTCGCAACTGATGAAGATCGAGAAGGAGAGGCAATTTCTTGGCACCTTGCAAAACTGCTTGACGTGCCTGAAGATAAGGCGCAACGGATTGTGTTTCATGAAATTACGCCGGAAGCAATATCGGCAGCATTGGAGCACCCCCGCCATATAAACCAAGCCCTTGTAGATGCACAGCAGGCGCGCCGTATTCTCGATAGGCTTGTGGGCTACGAACTCTCACCATTCCTGTGGAGGAAAATAACCAAGGGGCTTTCTGCAGGGCGCGTGCAGTCGGTTGCTCTGCGTTTGATTGTGGAACGCGAACGCGAGATTGAGGCGTTTAACCCTCGAGAATACTGGACGCTCGAAGCGACATTTTCCCCTTCAGAAGGTGTAACCTTTATTGCCCGCCTGTATAAGCGCGATCAAACCACGCTCGATAAATTCGCCATTGCAAACGCTGAGCAGGCACAGCAAATACTTGATTCACTTGCGTCATCCACATACCGGATATTGGATGTAGTGAAGAAAGAAACAAAACGCAGTGCTCCCGCACCTTTTACCACCTCAACGCTTCAGCAGGAGGCAAATAAGCGCCTGCATTTCAGCACAAAACAAACCATGATGATTGCCCAACAGCTCTATGAGGGGGTTAAGGCAGAGCGAGGAATGGAGGGGCTGATTACGTATATGCGCACAGATTCAGTAAATCTTTCCGAGCGGTTTACATCTGATGCATTTTCGGCGATCAAAAACCTCTTTGGAGATCGGTATGCCGTGGGGCCAGGGACGTACGTTACAAAGTCAAAATTGGCTCAAGAAGCCCATGAAGCAATACGGCCGACATCTCCTAGTCGTACACCGGAATCATTGCAGCATTTTTTGACGGATCAGCAGTACCGCTTGTATGACTTGATTTGGCGGCGCGCTCTTGC
- the dprA gene encoding DNA-processing protein DprA, which yields MHADTKYYIACSAVPALRSTRFFRLMSLCSGAEQVWNASVTTLCQAGCERQTAEMIIAQRSAIDPDALVEKIFALGISVVTCEDEAYPLLLRQIPARPYVLYYQGKLPLHGMHCIGIVGTRRTTEYGVQATQHLVRDLTRAEFCIVSGLARGIDSLVHKGCLEAGGITVAVLGTGVDTMSIYPRMNRYLAGEIIERGGCVVSEYPPGTAVQAYHFPARNRIISGMSKGIIVVEAPQRSGALITARHALDQNRDIFAVPGSIYNPMSEGPNGLIKQGAIPVTSSLDICEHYEMKQQGTQQRIIMGENDAERLLLGILSHEPHTIDELCRMCHLDTKSVASTLLIMEVKRMVRNIGAMRYVKI from the coding sequence ATGCACGCTGATACAAAGTATTACATAGCGTGTTCCGCAGTGCCAGCGCTGCGGAGTACGCGTTTTTTTCGGTTGATGTCGCTGTGTTCTGGCGCCGAACAGGTGTGGAATGCTTCAGTAACCACATTATGCCAAGCGGGATGTGAGCGCCAGACGGCTGAAATGATTATTGCGCAAAGAAGCGCTATCGACCCCGACGCATTGGTTGAAAAAATCTTTGCTCTGGGCATCAGTGTTGTGACTTGCGAAGACGAGGCATACCCCCTACTACTCAGACAGATTCCAGCACGACCCTATGTTCTTTATTATCAAGGAAAGCTTCCGCTGCATGGCATGCATTGCATAGGGATTGTCGGAACTCGAAGAACAACAGAGTATGGCGTTCAGGCTACGCAGCATTTGGTGCGAGATCTTACACGGGCAGAGTTTTGTATTGTCAGCGGACTTGCGAGGGGTATCGATAGCCTGGTGCATAAGGGATGCCTGGAAGCAGGCGGAATAACTGTTGCGGTGCTGGGTACGGGTGTCGATACCATGAGCATCTATCCAAGAATGAACCGTTATCTGGCAGGCGAGATTATTGAACGAGGTGGCTGTGTGGTTTCGGAGTACCCACCCGGAACAGCCGTGCAGGCGTATCATTTTCCCGCTAGAAACAGGATTATCTCCGGGATGAGCAAAGGTATTATTGTTGTTGAAGCGCCCCAGAGATCCGGAGCATTGATTACAGCGCGCCACGCACTCGACCAGAATCGTGATATTTTTGCAGTGCCGGGGTCGATCTATAATCCCATGTCTGAGGGGCCGAATGGGTTGATTAAGCAGGGGGCGATTCCAGTGACATCATCATTGGATATATGTGAGCATTATGAAATGAAACAGCAGGGCACCCAGCAGCGCATCATCATGGGCGAGAATGATGCTGAGAGGTTACTGTTAGGAATACTTTCGCATGAACCGCACACCATTGACGAATTGTGTAGAATGTGCCATCTTGACACGAAGAGTGTTGCAAGTACACTACTTATTATGGAAGTGAAACGCATGGTGCGCAATATCGGTGCAATGAGATATGTAAAAATATAA
- the pyrH gene encoding UMP kinase (Catalyzes the phosphorylation of UMP to UDP), with product AKAKFLPEIDALNMLKKGMRVMDLTAISFSMEHKIPVIIFDAFKKGNLKGVILGKKIGSIITNGGHAR from the coding sequence ATGCAAAGGCAAAATTCCTTCCGGAAATCGATGCGCTCAACATGCTTAAGAAGGGCATGCGTGTGATGGATCTCACAGCGATATCTTTTTCCATGGAGCATAAGATTCCGGTGATTATTTTTGATGCGTTTAAAAAAGGAAATCTCAAGGGTGTTATTTTAGGCAAAAAGATAGGTTCAATTATCACCAATGGAGGCCATGCACGCTGA